Part of the Pseudomonas abietaniphila genome is shown below.
ACCTTCGTGCTGATGCATTACCTGGGAGGCTCCCATCGCACCTGGTTCCCCACCCTTCCCTATCTGGACGGCGATCATCACTGTGTGGCGATTGACACCCCGGGGTTCGGAGACGCGGCGCAGGTAGGGGGCTACACCGTCGATGCGATGGCCGAGCACGTCGATCAGTGCATTCGTGAACTCGGCATAACGAACTGTGTGCTGGTCGGGCACTCAATGACGGGCAAGGTTGCCGTTGTTCTGGCGTCACGCCGGCCTGATTACCTGAGCGGTCTCGTACTCGTCGCCCCCTCACCTCCCGGCCCGCAGCCGATGACGGAGGCAGACCGGGACAAGCAGCGCGCTTACACCAAGACACGCGCCGAAGCGGAAGACTTCGTGGATGAGTCGAGTGCGATTCGCTTGCCCGATGACATCCGCGAAATCGCGATCGCCGACGCCCAGCGGGTCAACCTCGAGGCGTGGCACGCCTGGGTCGATCACGGCAGTCGTGAGGACTGGAGCCACCGATTGGGAACCATTGATTTGCCGGTTTTGTTGGTCTGTGGCGAGGTGGATGAGCAGGTGCCGGGGCCTGATGAACAGCGCCGCACGACGCTGGCGGCATTCACACGCACTCAGTTGGAAGTGATTCCAGGCGCGGGCCATCTGATGCCGATGCAAACGCCTCGGGCACTGGCAGCGCTGATGCTGACCTTCGCCAAAGCGCAGCTCGACGGATGACCCATCCGTTACCCACTCCCCTTACATAAGTAGGCACATGAACGCCGCCCTGTCGGCACCCATCATTGAGCGAGGTGAATATGGATCTGGGAATCAAAGGCCGCGTGGCACTTATTACCGGTGCCAGCGGCGGCATTGGCTTGGCGACTGCCAGACAGCTAAGTGAAGAAGGCGTGTGGCTGGTGCTGAGTGATATCGATCAGCAAAAGCTGGACGAAGCGTACACCTGGTTGAGCGCTGAAAAAGTTTTGCTGGCTGCCGATATGACTCGACAAGACGAGGTTGAGCGCGTTGTCGACGCCGGCCGGGCAACATTCGGTCAGATCGACATCGTGGTCCACACCGCAGGCGTGACGGGGGCAAAGGGCGATCCTTTGGAGCTGTCCGACGAGGATTATCTGGAAGCATGGAACACCGACTTCTTCTCCGCCGTGCGTGTGGCCCGGGCGACCATTCCGGATATGCGCACACGCAACTGGGGGCGGTTCGTCTGCATCACCTCTGAAAATGCGGTGCAACCCTACTGGGAAGAAGCGGTTTACAACACCGCCAAGGCGTCGCTTGCAGCGTTCATCAAGAACCTTTCCTACAAAGAAGCTGCTCAGGGTGTGCTTTGCAACACAGTCTCTCCGGCGTTCATCGAGACGCCCATGACCGACGGAATGATGAAGAAACGCGCTGAAGAACTGGGCGTGACCTTCGAGGAGGCCATCGAAAGCTTCCTTGATGAAGAACGTCCGGGCATTGTCCAGAAACGTCGGGGCAAGCCGCACGAGGTGGCAGCCGCCATCGCACTGCTGGTGTCCGAACGGGCTTCTTTCATCAACGGCAGCAATCTTCGCGTGGATGGCGGATCGGTACAGGCGCTGCAGAACTGATCATGGAAGGTGCGTCGGTGCTGAAAGACGGCATCGACGCCCCGGTGCTTCAATCGTTCTGAAGTCAATGACAGAACCCCTTCCCACCGAAGGGGTCTGCTCCTGTATTACTTTCGGAATACAGCCAATGTCCACGCAAAAAAACCTTGTGATACTTGCCCGCGGCGGGTACGCCGCCCGAGGAATGCTTTACCTGATCATCGGGATTTTTGCACTGCTGGCTGCTCAGGATTCAACCAAGCCAAAAGACAGCCACAAAAGCCTGGAGGCCCTGCTGGCTCAGCCGTTTGGCTACTTTTTAGTGGGGCTCGTGGTGGCGGGCTTGCTCGCTTTTGCGGCGTGGCGTGTGCTGCAAGCTACGCGTGACGTCGACCACCACGGCAAAAACCTCAAGGGATTAGTGATTCGCGCGGGCTTGTTCACGGGAGGTCTAGTGAATGGCGCGCTGGCTTTTTTTGCCTTAGGTCTGCTGTTGAGCGGAATAAAAAGCGCGGGCAGTTCCGATGGAAAAACCAAGGATTGGCTGGCGCATCTTTTGTCTTGGGAACACTCCAACTTACTCGTGTACGTCATTGCTCTCGTTCCGCTCAGTGTTGGAGTGGCGCACATCATCAAAGGCTGGAAGGCATCGTTCGAGAAGTATTTTGAGGCCGACGAAGACGTCATGCGATACGTGCGGCCGGTCTCTCGGTTTGGTCTGATCGCCCGTGGGGTCGTGTTTATCGAAATAGGCTTACTGCTGGCAGTCAGCGGCTCTGCCTACAAAGCGATGGATCCGCCGGGTATGAAGGAGGCCCTGGACGCACTCCAGAATCTTCCGGCTGGGTGGCTGGCGCTGATCGTGATGGCCTTTGGGTTGATCGCTTTCTCGGTTTACAGCTTCTCTGAAGCTTTTTGGCGGAAGATAAACATGAAAGTACCGGGCGTGTGTTGACGGTAATCCTTCGCTTCATCCAGTGGATAGCTAGGGCCTGAGCCCTAGCAAACAGCAGGTGTTACTTCTTCTTTTTCGCAGGTTTGTCTGCTTTATCGTCCGACTTCTTAGCCTTTTCTGGCTTGCTGTCAGCTTTCTTTGCAGACTTCTTCGGCTCGGCGTCCTTTCTCTTTTCTTTCTTTTCCGAAGATTTCGAAAGCGCTGACGCGGCAGCTGACTTCTTCGCCGGTGACGCTTTCTTGTCTTTCAGATCTTTGCTGGCTTTGGAAGGACTGTCTTTGGATTTCTTTTCGTCTTTAGCCACGTTCATTACCCCTCGGGTATGCCGGTATCGGCACATTGCCAGTGGATTATCCACAAGCTGATCATTAGGCGAGCACACGAAGAAGCGGTTCAAAGTTTTTGACGCCTCGCCCTCGTCTCAGGTGCGTACATCGGTTTCGGCGCCATGTGCAAGCCTGCTTAATTGTCCTCCGCTTCTGCCTCGTCACCCTCCTCCATGGGTTCCTCGCGTTCAGACGAATGCTCAGGGGGGTTGGGCATCACATCAGGTCGTCCTGGCTCCAGCGGCGCTATTGAAGCACCGTTACCCGAACCACCTTCCAGCTCTGACTTACTTTTCATTATTTGCCTCCCATGGTCGCAAAAAGGGTTGCGACGTATGGGTTCGAAGCTGGAAACGTGGCGTCGTTCGGTCAATCTTTCCCGGTGCCGACAAATGAGCGTCGAGTTCTGGAGCGAAGGAGAAGACCACGGCTTCCTATCTGCGCTCAAGGAGCAGAACCCAGCAGCCCTCTCCATCTATGCGCGTCAGATCGATCTGACGGTTACTTAAAAAGAATGCAGCCCATTGTCAGCCTGTTTCTTTCGGCCTATCTTGTACAAAACCTATACAGGTCCATTGGTGATGTACAACAAAGTGAAGTGGCCGCTCACGCTGTACTTTGACGGCGATTGCCCGTTGTGCGCGCGCGAAATCAAGCTTCTTCGCCAACATGCCGCGGAGGATCGACTGTTTTTCGTGGACATCAGTCGCGATGAATTCGACGCGACGGCACTAGGATTCACCTTCGAGCAGATGCAGTCGCTGTTGCACGGCCGTTTCGCCGATGGGCAATGGGTGACCGGCCTGGATGCGACGCTATGGAGCTGGCGAGCCGCGGGTTTGGGTTTTTGGGCGACGCCGCTGACATGGCGCGCACTGCGTCCGCTGCTGGAACTCGGGTATCGCCTTTTCTGCCGCTTGCGTCCCGCTTTGGCATGGTTGCCTCATCCGGATGGAGGCCGTCGCTGTGTCGATAACCAGTGCGTGGTGCCGGAATCCAAACCTTCACACAAGGAGGCGCCCGGTCCGAAAACAAAGCAGAACTAGACCGCTTCGCTTCGTCACTGACGCGAGAAGAACCTGAACCACAGGTCATCCGGCGAACCTCGCGTCATCGGGTGCAAAGCACGCACTCCCTACCCTCAACGATCAACGCCACACTTAGCGCAGCATGGCTGCGAGGTATCAAAATGAACCTACCATTAGCCGAGCACTACCGTGAAATTTTAGTCGGCGTAGGCGAGAACCCGGACCGTGAAGGCCTTCTGGACACGCCCAAGCGCGCAGCCAAAGCGATGCAGTACCTGTGCAATGGCTACTCGTTGAATCTGGAGGAAATCATCAACGGCGCACTGTTCGAATCGCAAAGCGATGAAATGGTGATCGTGCGCGACATCGAGCTGTATTCCTTATGCGAGCATCACATGCTGCCCTTCATCGGCAAGGCCCATGTCGCGTATATCCCGACCGGCAGGGTGCTAGGCCTGTCCAAGGTCGCCCGAGTGGTCGATATGTTCGCCCGGCGCTTACAGATTCAGGAGAACCTGACCAGGCAGATTGCGGACGCCATTCAGCGCATTACCGATGCCGCCGGCGTGGCGGTGGTCATTGAGGCAAAGCATATGTGCATGATGATGCGCGGCGTGGAGAAACAGAATTCGGTGATGACCTCGTCGGTGATGCTGGGCGCATTTCGCGAGTCCTCTGCGACGCGTCACGAGTTTCTCCAGTTGATCGGACGCCTCAGCTAAGGCAAACGAATCGAGGGTATCGACGGGAGAGGCCAGATGAACAGTTCCTTTACGATGAGCTCCCTTGGCGACGGTTACCGTGCGTTGGTGATTGGCGCCAGCGGAGCGCTAGGCTCGGCTTTTTGTGAGTGGCTCAATGACGATCCGCGATGTGCCGGTGTCCGCCAATTGGGGCGCAGCACCCTTCCAGCCCTGGATCTGGAACACCCCGACAGCATCGCCAAAGCGGCTGCCGAATTGGTTCAAGAAGCGCCCTATCAGTTGATTGTGCATGCCGCAGGGCTCCTGCATCGCGATGGCATCAAGCCTGAAAAAAGCTACGCCGCGATTGAAGCGGAGGCCATGCAGGCGGTATTCCAGATCAACACCCTGGGCCCTGCTTTGGTTTTGCGTCACTTTCTGCCACTGCTTGATCGCAGCGGCGCCATGGCGATGCTCTCCGCCAAGGTGGGCAGTATCGGTGATAACCGTCTGGGCGGCTGGTATGCCTATCGCGCCTCCAAGGCAGCGTTGAACATGCTGATTAAAACGGCTGCCATAGAACTGGCACGGACGCGACCTGAGACCCGTTTGTTGAGTCTTCATCCAGGCACCGTTATTTCAGGCCTGTCGCAACCCTTCCGAGGCGCGTCTGCGGCCCGGCCAGCCGACATTGCTGCCCGTGAGTTGCTATCACTGATTGACGGTTTGACTCCTGCCGACAGCGGCAATTTCTTTGCCTATAACGGTGAGCGCCTACCCTGGTAGGCACTCACGTAACATTTTTCAGGAACGCTGAACATGATAAGTGCAGAACTTCTGCAGCTGGTGGTGGAAGCATCCAGCGATGGCATCGTGGTTGCGGAGCAGGAAGGTGATGAGAACATACTGATCTATGCCAACCCTGCCTTCGAGCAGCTGACGGGCTATAGCAATGACGAGATCCTTTATCAGGACTGTCGTTTTCTGCAACGTAATGACCGAGACCAAAGCGGTTTGGCAATCATCCGCGAGGCCATAAAAAACCGTCAACCCTGCAGGCAGATCATCCGCAATTATCGCAAGGATGGAAGTGCTTTCTGGAATGAGCTCTCGATTACCCCGGTGTTCAACGATAGAGATCAACTGACCTACTACATCGGGATCCAGAGGGACGTCAGCGTCGAGGTAGAGGTTCGCGAGCGAGTGCGCGAACTTGAGGCTGAACTCGTGGCGCTAAAGAAGCAACTGGCTCAATCGAAGCGTTGAGCCTTTCTGTGTCAGCCGCTAATAGGCCGGTCGCGATGGGCGCCTGCAAACAGGAGCATCACTCACAGTCCCCTACTCATCGAATGGCAATGGAGTCTCAGGATCGCGCCGGACTTCAAAGACATTGAGCGTCATCGCCACGAGCGAGTAATACCCATAGACGCCGATCAGCTCGACCATGGCAGGCTCGCCAAAGAGCGCGACGCCCTGATCGTAAAGCGCGGTATCGACACGGCGGGTTTGATACAGCGACTGGCCGATTTCGTACACGCACTGCTCATCCGTGCGTGTAAACGTCGGCGTCAGGTGTTGCCTGAGCGCTTCGATCACACTGTCGCAAACGCCCGCGCCTCTGGCGATGGGCTCATGAATCTGCCACTCCGCCTGCGAGCGCCACCAAGCGGCGGTCGTCAGGATGGCGAGTTCAGTCAGCCGTAACTCCAGCGCGGTTCCGTACCGGCAGAACGCTCCCAGACGCTGCGTGTGATCTGCCAGCGCCGGGCTATGAATCCATGCGAGGAAAGGCCCGTCCAGATTGCCGCGAGGGCCCTTCAGAATTTCAGCCAACACGCGCTGTTGGTCTTCGCTCATCTGATCAGGCTGCAAGGGTGTAAGACGCGATTGAATGTCCATGATTTCCTCTGTCCAGGCGGTCGTCAGCGCCATTGATGACGTTGGCTACGCACTCACTATGAATCGCGCAGGGTAATCGGGAACAAGACACCCTGACCAGAGCGCGAGCCTGCCCAACGCTTGGGGCAGCTTACGTAGGCTCGCGAACTCGAAATCAAAGCGTCGGTTGACAGCCCTAATTATGCTGATTACAGTCACAAAATGTCACAAACCAATGTTCAGTTCTCCGTCGCGTCACACATCATGGCCTCGCTGGCTGCCAACCCCGGGCAGCCCGTGCGTTCAAGCGACCTTGCGAGCAGCGTAAACGCAGACCCGAGCTTCGTGCGCCGGGTGATTTCCAAGCTTGCCAAGGCAGGTCTGGTCAGCACCACCCGAGGCAAGATGGGCGCGTGCATGCTGTCCCGGCCCGCCTCGGAGATCACCCTGCTCGATATCTATCAGGCCAGTGAAGCGCCGAGAACGTTCGTCGTGCATCAATACGCGGTCACGGAATGTTGCCATGTGAGTCGGAACATCAAGGGATGTCTGGAAAACGTCCTTCAACGGGCACAAGCGTCATTCGAGCAAAGCCTGGCCCAACATACCCTTGCAGACATCAGTCATGCACTTGAAGGCGATCACTGATTTTTTTTGCCTTTAATTGTTGTCTTTAAACGCACAATTATTTTTCTCACGCAATCCTTGGGACCCCTATGACAAATGCCACCGTAAACAGGATGACCGTCATCACCCACTGCAGATTCTTCGCGAAGGAGATGGCACCGTGACCGACAGCTCCCTTGTAAGCTCGAACAAGCAACTGCAGCCGGAATTGAGTTCGGCCGGTTCGACACCCGCTTGGCTCGCCGTCGCTGCGCTGGCGCTCAGCACCTTTACCTCCGTCACTACCGAGTTCATACCGGTCGGTCTTCTGACCAATATCGCCAGCAGCCTCAATGTGAGTGAAGGCGCTGCCGGGCTGATGATCACGATGCCAGGAGTGGTCGCCGCTGCGACTGGCCCGCTGTTGATCATTCTGGCGGGACGACTGGACAGGCGCATCGTGCTGTTGCTGCTGTCGGCGCTGCTGGTGCTCTCAAACGCTTTCGCAGCAATGGCTCCGAACCTCGCTACCATGTTGGCGGCCAGGGTACTGCTCGGGCTATGCGTTGGTGGGTTCTGGACCTTTGCGCCCAGCGCCACGGGACATCTGGTCCCGGCCGCGCTGCAACCCCGCGCAATGTCATACATCCTGGCGGGCATTTCGGTTGCCACCATCGCGGGCGTTCCGGCCGGCGCATTGCTGGGCGAAATTGCCGGGTGGCGGATGACGTTCTTCGCCATCGCCGCCATGGCCCTGGTCGTGCTCATCCTGCAACTGTTCACCCTGCCCTCAATGCCCGCCGAACGGGCGATCAAGCTGCGAGAGTTGACGGTGCCGTTTACCCAACCGCTGGCACGGATGGGCCTGATCGTCACGCTGCTGTTGGTGGCGGGACATTTCGGGACCTACACCTATCTCAAACCCATCCTTCAGCAGATTTACGGTGTGAGCTCCGAAAGCGTCACCACCCTGCTCCTTGTTTATGGCGTCGCAGGCTTTGTCGGCACGTTCGTCGGCGGCCGCCTGGTCAGCCACAGCGTCCGTGCCACTGCGCTCATGGCCGTCGTGATGATCGGCGCCGTGCTGATGCTTTCTGCACTTGGCGCAACCGGCGTGACCGAAGGCGCCGTCGCCGCGTTGGTCTGGGGCGCAGCCTTTGGCCTGGTCCCCGTTGCCCTGACCACCTGGATGCTCAAGGCACTTCCAGACTCGCCCGAAGCCGGCCAGGCGGTATTGGTCAGCGTGTTCCAGATCGGCATCTCGCTGGGCGCGTTCGTCGGCGGTTTCGTGCTCGACGCCTACAGCATCGTCAGCGTGTTGTTGCTGGGCGGCACCCTGCTCATTCTTGCGGCGCTGGTGATCGCGGCCACCCGCTCAAGGTCAACGCAACCCTGATCCTGCAAACCCGTAATCCCGTAATCCCGTAACCCCCGAAATGCTCCATTCCCTACGTGAGGTCAACATGGCTAAGTTAGAAGGTAAAGTGGCACTCGTTACCGGTGCGTCCAAAGGCATCGGCGCTGCAATCGCCAAGGCGCTGGCCGCCGAAGGTGCGGCAGTGGTCGTCACGTACGCGAACGCGAAGGCCGGCGCCGAATCCGTCGCCGCCAGCATCGTGGAAGCTGGCGGGCGCGCCACCGTGGTCGGCGGCGATGTCACCAAGGCTCAGGATGCAGAGACGTTCGTGCAAACCGCAATTGATGCGTATGGCCGTCTCGACATTCTCGTCAACAACTCCGGCGTCTATGCCTTCGCACCGCTGGAAGGCATCACCGAGGAAGAATTTCACCGCCAGTTCAACACTAACGTCCTTGGCCTGCTGCTGGTGACGCGTGCCGCCGCCAAGCATCTGGGCGAAGGGGCCAGCGTGATCAACATCAGTTCCGCCATCACCTCGTTGCTGCCAGCGGGCACCGCAATCTACAGCGCGACCAAAGGCGCGGTGGACGCCCTCACTGGCGTGCTGGCCAACGAGCTGGCTCCACGCAAGATCCGGGTTAACGCCATCAACCCTGGCTACGTCGAAACCGAAGGCACCCACAGCGGCGGTATTACCGGCTCGGAAATGGAAAAAGGCTTCATCGCGATGACCCCACTGGGCCGTGCCGGACAGCCGGAAGACATCGCTGACGTCGCCACCTTCCTGGCCTCCGATGCGTCTCGCTGGATGACGGGCGAGCACCTCGTCGCGTCCGGTGGTCTGAACTGATAACGGGATGAATAGCGCTCGCACTGCGGGCGCTTTCATCACTGGCACGCTCTGAATGATCTGACCGACATCATCACGCTCATGATCCCGATCCTGCGGGAGGTCCGCAGGTAGAGCCGCCGAGTCAGCCCAGGTCACCACCTCCCACCGGCAATGTCACACCCGTGATGTAGGACGCTTCGTCGGAGGCCAGGAAGAGAATCGCACCCGCTTGTTCGTCGACCGTCCCGTAACGCTTCATCAAGGTGCTATCGATCGTCTGATCAACGATTTGCTGGTACCACACTTGCTCCTGCTCACTTTGAGGCTGGGTATTGCGCGGAATCCGGCGCGGCGGTGCCTCCGTGCCGCCGGGTGCGGTGGCGTTGACGCGAATTCCGCTGCCCGCGGTTTCCAGTGCCAGACACGCCGTCAGGGCATTCACGCCGCCTTTCGCAGCGCCGTACGGCACGCGGTTGATACTGCGTGTGGCGATGGAGGAGACGTTGACGATCGCACCGCTTCCCTGTTTGAGCATGTAGGGCAATACGCTGTGGCAGCACCACAGCGTCGGAAACAAGGAGCGACGGATTTCGGCCTCGATCTCGTTTTCCGCGTAATGCTCGAAGGGTTTGGCCCAGATTGTCCCGCCAACGTTGTTGATCAGGATGTCGATGCGACCGAAGCGCTGGTCTGCCGTGGCCATCACACGCGCACATTCGGCGTAGCGTTCAAGATCCGCGGTCAGTGTCAGGCAACGCTCATGCTGCAGTTCATGGACGAGATCGGAGCGGTCGATGGCGACCAGTAAGGCGCCCTCTTCCAGCAAGCGCTCGGCCACTCTCCGCCCGATCCCCTGCGCCGCGCCGGTCACCAGCGCAACCTTCTCGTTGAAACGTGGGTTCATTTCAATGTCCTCAGGCGGCGTCGCCGGTCACGATGGCGTTGGGCGTGAACTTCTCGTAATGGAAACTCACCGGCGTCACACCCTGATCTTTGAAGTGCTGGCGCACGGCATCGACCATGGGCGGCGGGCCACACAGATACACGTCGACGTCCCCCTCGTTGAGGACCTCGGCCGCCATGTGCTGCGTGACATAGCCTTTTTGAGGATGAGCGCTCGCAGGGTCGGCAACACAGGTCACGAAGCTGAAGTTGGGCAGCCGCGCGGCGAAGGTTTGCAGTGTGTTGACCATCACCAGATCCTGGTCACGGGTAACGCCGTAGATCAGCGAGACCCGCTGCGATTCACCGCGTTCGGCAAGCACCTCCAGCATCGCCAGAAAAGGTGCCAGCCCGGTGCCGCCGGCCAGGAACAACAGCGGTCGCTTCACTTCGCGCAGGTAGAAACTGCCCAGAGGCCCGGTCATGGTCACCTGATCGGCGGGTAGCGCGCGCTCCAGCCATTTGCTAATCAGCCCGCCAGGCACCTGCTTGATCAAGAAGCTCGCGTGCTTTTGGCCCGGCAAGCTGCTGAAGGAATAGGAACGCGTCTGCCCGCTGCCCGGCACCTCGATGTTGACGTATTGACCGGGCAGAAAGACCGGCGCCTGATCCAGCTCGAAGCTGACCTCCAGGGCGGCGTCGGCATGCCGGGTGATTGCATGAACGGTGGCCGCAAACTGGCTTGTCCCGGTCTTGCACGCGCTGGAGGGCACGGGGACGGAGATGACGCAGTTCGATTGCGGCACCATCTGGCAGGTCAGCACCTGTCTTTCCTGGGCCTCGTCTTCACTCAACGCGTCTTCGATGTAGTCGTCCCCAAGGTCGTAGGCACCGGTTTCGCAGTGGCATTTGCAGGTACCGCAGACGCCGTCCGAGCAGTCCATGGGCAGGTTGATACGCTGGCGAAAGGCAGCATCCAGAACCTTCTCGCCTGCTTTGCAATCGATGAAACGCGTCACGCCGTCTTCAAAATTGAGCGCGATGGAGTACGTCATGGGTGTGCCCTCAGATGTGATAGATGTCGATGACCTGATGGATGTAATCGTTCTTGAGCACCACCTTCTTGCGTGTGATCAGCGGTTGTTCGCCGCTCACGTCAAGCCGGTAGAAAGAGGTGCCGAAGTACGTGTCCGTGGTCTTGTACCGATGGCTGAGGGTTTGCCAGTTGAAACGCAGGTCCAGATGCGTTGCGTCTTCACCCAGTACTTCCAGGTTGGCGATGAAGTGCGCAGTACGCGGCTCGGGCGTACTGGCGCTCGAGCGTTCAGTCTTGATCCGG
Proteins encoded:
- a CDS encoding Rrf2 family transcriptional regulator, with the protein product MSQTNVQFSVASHIMASLAANPGQPVRSSDLASSVNADPSFVRRVISKLAKAGLVSTTRGKMGACMLSRPASEITLLDIYQASEAPRTFVVHQYAVTECCHVSRNIKGCLENVLQRAQASFEQSLAQHTLADISHALEGDH
- a CDS encoding thiol-disulfide oxidoreductase DCC family protein — its product is MYNKVKWPLTLYFDGDCPLCAREIKLLRQHAAEDRLFFVDISRDEFDATALGFTFEQMQSLLHGRFADGQWVTGLDATLWSWRAAGLGFWATPLTWRALRPLLELGYRLFCRLRPALAWLPHPDGGRRCVDNQCVVPESKPSHKEAPGPKTKQN
- a CDS encoding SDR family NAD(P)-dependent oxidoreductase, whose protein sequence is MAKLEGKVALVTGASKGIGAAIAKALAAEGAAVVVTYANAKAGAESVAASIVEAGGRATVVGGDVTKAQDAETFVQTAIDAYGRLDILVNNSGVYAFAPLEGITEEEFHRQFNTNVLGLLLVTRAAAKHLGEGASVINISSAITSLLPAGTAIYSATKGAVDALTGVLANELAPRKIRVNAINPGYVETEGTHSGGITGSEMEKGFIAMTPLGRAGQPEDIADVATFLASDASRWMTGEHLVASGGLN
- a CDS encoding SDR family oxidoreductase, whose amino-acid sequence is MDLGIKGRVALITGASGGIGLATARQLSEEGVWLVLSDIDQQKLDEAYTWLSAEKVLLAADMTRQDEVERVVDAGRATFGQIDIVVHTAGVTGAKGDPLELSDEDYLEAWNTDFFSAVRVARATIPDMRTRNWGRFVCITSENAVQPYWEEAVYNTAKASLAAFIKNLSYKEAAQGVLCNTVSPAFIETPMTDGMMKKRAEELGVTFEEAIESFLDEERPGIVQKRRGKPHEVAAAIALLVSERASFINGSNLRVDGGSVQALQN
- a CDS encoding DUF1206 domain-containing protein encodes the protein MSTQKNLVILARGGYAARGMLYLIIGIFALLAAQDSTKPKDSHKSLEALLAQPFGYFLVGLVVAGLLAFAAWRVLQATRDVDHHGKNLKGLVIRAGLFTGGLVNGALAFFALGLLLSGIKSAGSSDGKTKDWLAHLLSWEHSNLLVYVIALVPLSVGVAHIIKGWKASFEKYFEADEDVMRYVRPVSRFGLIARGVVFIEIGLLLAVSGSAYKAMDPPGMKEALDALQNLPAGWLALIVMAFGLIAFSVYSFSEAFWRKINMKVPGVC
- a CDS encoding PAS domain-containing protein codes for the protein MISAELLQLVVEASSDGIVVAEQEGDENILIYANPAFEQLTGYSNDEILYQDCRFLQRNDRDQSGLAIIREAIKNRQPCRQIIRNYRKDGSAFWNELSITPVFNDRDQLTYYIGIQRDVSVEVEVRERVRELEAELVALKKQLAQSKR
- the benB gene encoding benzoate 1,2-dioxygenase small subunit gives rise to the protein MSLAREGLLAFLYREARLLDDRQWDEWLECYSPDVEFWMPAWDDHDTLTEDPHSEISLIYYPSRDGLEDRVFRIKTERSSASTPEPRTAHFIANLEVLGEDATHLDLRFNWQTLSHRYKTTDTYFGTSFYRLDVSGEQPLITRKKVVLKNDYIHQVIDIYHI
- a CDS encoding alpha/beta fold hydrolase; translated protein: MLPHSEQGHGSPTFVLMHYLGGSHRTWFPTLPYLDGDHHCVAIDTPGFGDAAQVGGYTVDAMAEHVDQCIRELGITNCVLVGHSMTGKVAVVLASRRPDYLSGLVLVAPSPPGPQPMTEADRDKQRAYTKTRAEAEDFVDESSAIRLPDDIREIAIADAQRVNLEAWHAWVDHGSREDWSHRLGTIDLPVLLVCGEVDEQVPGPDEQRRTTLAAFTRTQLEVIPGAGHLMPMQTPRALAALMLTFAKAQLDG
- the folE gene encoding GTP cyclohydrolase I FolE, producing the protein MNLPLAEHYREILVGVGENPDREGLLDTPKRAAKAMQYLCNGYSLNLEEIINGALFESQSDEMVIVRDIELYSLCEHHMLPFIGKAHVAYIPTGRVLGLSKVARVVDMFARRLQIQENLTRQIADAIQRITDAAGVAVVIEAKHMCMMMRGVEKQNSVMTSSVMLGAFRESSATRHEFLQLIGRLS
- a CDS encoding 1,6-dihydroxycyclohexa-2,4-diene-1-carboxylate dehydrogenase yields the protein MNPRFNEKVALVTGAAQGIGRRVAERLLEEGALLVAIDRSDLVHELQHERCLTLTADLERYAECARVMATADQRFGRIDILINNVGGTIWAKPFEHYAENEIEAEIRRSLFPTLWCCHSVLPYMLKQGSGAIVNVSSIATRSINRVPYGAAKGGVNALTACLALETAGSGIRVNATAPGGTEAPPRRIPRNTQPQSEQEQVWYQQIVDQTIDSTLMKRYGTVDEQAGAILFLASDEASYITGVTLPVGGGDLG
- a CDS encoding carboxymuconolactone decarboxylase family protein, translating into MDIQSRLTPLQPDQMSEDQQRVLAEILKGPRGNLDGPFLAWIHSPALADHTQRLGAFCRYGTALELRLTELAILTTAAWWRSQAEWQIHEPIARGAGVCDSVIEALRQHLTPTFTRTDEQCVYEIGQSLYQTRRVDTALYDQGVALFGEPAMVELIGVYGYYSLVAMTLNVFEVRRDPETPLPFDE
- a CDS encoding MFS transporter, whose product is MTDSSLVSSNKQLQPELSSAGSTPAWLAVAALALSTFTSVTTEFIPVGLLTNIASSLNVSEGAAGLMITMPGVVAAATGPLLIILAGRLDRRIVLLLLSALLVLSNAFAAMAPNLATMLAARVLLGLCVGGFWTFAPSATGHLVPAALQPRAMSYILAGISVATIAGVPAGALLGEIAGWRMTFFAIAAMALVVLILQLFTLPSMPAERAIKLRELTVPFTQPLARMGLIVTLLLVAGHFGTYTYLKPILQQIYGVSSESVTTLLLVYGVAGFVGTFVGGRLVSHSVRATALMAVVMIGAVLMLSALGATGVTEGAVAALVWGAAFGLVPVALTTWMLKALPDSPEAGQAVLVSVFQIGISLGAFVGGFVLDAYSIVSVLLLGGTLLILAALVIAATRSRSTQP
- a CDS encoding SDR family NAD(P)-dependent oxidoreductase; protein product: MNSSFTMSSLGDGYRALVIGASGALGSAFCEWLNDDPRCAGVRQLGRSTLPALDLEHPDSIAKAAAELVQEAPYQLIVHAAGLLHRDGIKPEKSYAAIEAEAMQAVFQINTLGPALVLRHFLPLLDRSGAMAMLSAKVGSIGDNRLGGWYAYRASKAALNMLIKTAAIELARTRPETRLLSLHPGTVISGLSQPFRGASAARPADIAARELLSLIDGLTPADSGNFFAYNGERLPW
- the benC gene encoding benzoate 1,2-dioxygenase electron transfer component BenC, translating into MTYSIALNFEDGVTRFIDCKAGEKVLDAAFRQRINLPMDCSDGVCGTCKCHCETGAYDLGDDYIEDALSEDEAQERQVLTCQMVPQSNCVISVPVPSSACKTGTSQFAATVHAITRHADAALEVSFELDQAPVFLPGQYVNIEVPGSGQTRSYSFSSLPGQKHASFLIKQVPGGLISKWLERALPADQVTMTGPLGSFYLREVKRPLLFLAGGTGLAPFLAMLEVLAERGESQRVSLIYGVTRDQDLVMVNTLQTFAARLPNFSFVTCVADPASAHPQKGYVTQHMAAEVLNEGDVDVYLCGPPPMVDAVRQHFKDQGVTPVSFHYEKFTPNAIVTGDAA